AATAATTTAGAAGTTCTTAAAAAATGCAGTTATATCCCACTTTCAAGATTAAATGTCTCGTACAACGCTATATCTCGCTCGTTTTCTAATATGGTAAGTTCCATATTGACTCATTTTCtttttgtggacttttttgtgCTTCGATAAATGATCAGATCTTGCGAAAGCTTTTTCGCAAAGCTCGCATTTGTAAGGTTTCACTCCAGAATGTGATCTCTTGTGCCTAGCGAGTTCATCAGATCTAGAAAACCGCCAAGTGCAGTTCAACCAATTGCATACGAACGGTTTTTCTCCAGAATGTCTTCGAAGATGGGCTTTTAGGTGCGAAGATTTAGCGTATACTTTTTCGCAATTGGCAATCGGACATGTAAAATACTTATCTTCATCTTTCTTCTGAGCATAATCGTGAGTGGTTAAAGGATTGTTACTTCTGTATTTATTCTCGTCTGATGAGTCTTTGGAAGTTTTGCTGTAAGACGTTTCGTACAAAAGGCTTCTTCGTCTCCTGTTTCTTTCGTCGTTCATGTGAGGGAACATTTCTAATATACCAAGCGATTCAGGAATATTTTCCAAACCGTTAGATTCAAAAGCCAtaggaaaaatttcatttactttCGAGGAAGAGAATTCTAAATCAAGATCGAGGTTAATAGAGTcactaaaaatgtcaaaatcacTAGCTTTAGATGTGGAATCATTGGAATGTAAATCTAAATTTACTCCTAGCACAGAGATACTGTTTGAATCGAAGATACTGAGATCGTCCAGTTCGAGAAAGTTTTCATTAGTTATTGTTTCCTCTAATACATGATCTTCGTTGTTAAATAAACCTTTGATAATGCTGTCTAAAAATTTATCATCGCCATTCAGGACTGGATAATCCTTTTTTTGGAATTCTTCGCAATATTGATTGCAGTTTGACGATTCCAGATTGTCTAACGGCACAAATAAATCTAGCATGGAGAACTCCAATGTGTTTTCTAGAACATTGGCTTCTAAACCACAAGTTTCTATTTCGACTGGTGACATTTCTGCAACAAAATAAGTACgttataatattaacaaaacaataGGTTTTACACATAATAAATTCGTTATTCAGTAGAAAAAATTCTACTTGTACGAGTGACAATCTATATATTTTGGGATAACTCGACACAAGAGGAGTTAAACTGGCAATATTATATTGCAAAGGCAAAGGTCTGTCATGAAAGTTATGTAAGCAGTTGTTTTTCGTAGTAGAGGAATAGTGAAAGCAATGAAGCTTTAAGATAAACGTACAGTTACAGCAAACTTGCACAGTGCAGTtaatttttacgtaaaaataatGTAACAGTTCACTTACTGAAGGtattaacacgttgagccccaaCTAACTTTGATACATTTTCCAAgtccaaatttttttgtgtttttaaacTCCAGATGGGGTTTTGGATCCGAGGGaaaacttatttgaaataaaaagtgtgaaaaattatgtttttttatgtgCGGTCCATAGGCTCGCTCTTGGCCCGAGGGAAAACTTTTCCCAGAGCCCTGAGCGATCCTCctttattctaaataaatcttttaattatatttttatatgtacaCCTTACTAGTAGTATGgaaaaacatcttttttttGCTTGTTTATCCTTTGAACGATGATTTATGCTTTATGAAAGTGTACAAAAATGCGCGatgtgatttgaaaaatattatttgaattatgttgaagaAAGCAAAGGAAATAAAATATGTCGTGCAGTTCACAGGACCGTTCTGGGCTGCTGTGAAAGTTCAGTTACGGGCCTGTAGACAGGGTGCTCAACGTGTTGAAAtataatcaaacatttctaattgaactgcttATTGTCGAACATCTTGTTGTTTACTTAGATAaggaaaacattgaaattgtagacaaatttagttggttagcttatcttatcaaataaaaataaaaaaaaaaactacaatgaaTGTTCGAAGAGGGCACCTTGCAtttctacacacttccggagtctacggagaatatttctttgaacttggtaGAGTactccaagattctgccttatagctTCACAGAGGAAGTTTATTTTATCGATCATTCTAGATTATAGATTCTATTCTGCTTCTATTGGGCaacagagtttaaacgaggccgtacgacctgcaaagaccagcatcgcagtggtcgaccaaaagaggtgacgactccagaagtccacaaagcggtactgaatgatcgtcgactgaaagtgcgcgagatagcagacatagtaggcatttcaaaaagtgcggtacatcgaaTATTAACTGAACAtctggacatgagaaagctgtgcgcaagatgggtgcagCGTGgtcacaatagaacaaaaacagcgtcgtgaagtgTTTGGAAATGTTTAACAGAAATAAAgcagtttcataaccatggataaaacgtggatccatcatttcacacccgaaacaaaagaacaatcaaagcaatggactgaaaagggagaaccggctccaaagacgGCAAAGACTGTCTGcaagcaaggtcatggcgtcggtttttgggatgcgcttgggataattttcattgactatcttgatacatccgttattgcaatggccaaaattaaagaattgaaGCTTGACTTGCTGCATTATGCAGCAAAGGGTATCgaaattattgaacatcgctgggaaagaTGAatagagctaaaaggagatgaacattttatatatataaattatatttttttttgtgttttctgtgttgggccaggtacttctgggaccatcctcgtgtatatactattatttatttttatcgctGTGTGCAAAAAAAGCGTAATAAAAGTAGTTTTATTACATTGTTACATTTCTTTTGAAACCTAGGAATGCAATTCAccataaattgataattattcattaattaatcTAACTAAACGATCACAATTTGTAAAGAAATGTCCCGATGGCGGCCCAAAATCTATCGAATGATCAATTCACAGTTTAAATTTGGCGCTATAGTCGAAACTAGTGGCTGCGCTCTGATTGCCCGGCACCGTTAGAAAAAATTATCGTATGCTTGTGAAGCATTTACCGGTGTCGTAGCAACAGTAAGAATACTTGTCATTCTTGTGGTAACAGAGttaactaattataaacaatataatcaaaaattgtttatacagaatatttagattatatttAAACATACAATTTCGTAAATATTGATCAAGTGTTTGTTTGgtcttgaaattaattattgataatttgttaCTTTCTTTCTGCGTACCTACTAACCTCTCttaatctatttaaaattatcgCTTTCGgtttagatttaattttatttttggtaattcatataaatagataatttagACAATTATATGAGTATCTTCTTTCACTTCATAATCTACTACGTTATAAAGGTATTCGAACGATTTCAAGGCTTGAACTAAGTGATTTTTAACCGTTAATGATTgatatttgaggttagaataATGTGATGTCTAAAAAAGAGTATCGGGTATTTGTTACGTtaataaaacacaaattatCTCTAATCAAGTATCTTTATAGTTTATTGTTGATCATTAAAGTTtagttgaaacattttttagaaaaaagagATACCAATACACTCCTAGAATTCTTCTAGTCTAGAAAGCAGATTGGTGATAACATGCTAACACGTAGCCCTCGATCTTGCTGCCATTTCTATACCCTAGTTCGTCGAATTATTCCTATAAACCTTATTTGAAGGTAACCACATATGAAGTAGTCAAGCGGGCTAAGATCGAGCTTTCTCAGAGGTCAGTTGATGTTACCTTTACGTGAAATGATCTTGTTGAAACCATGTTCAAGCATTTAAACCTTGAAATTACTGCAACTTTGTGCCTACAAAGTGTCCTAGCATATCGCAATAAAGGTCACTATTCACATTGAGCGTTTATCtacatgaaaacaaaaatttattatacctATAGCAGGCAAAATGGCTGATCCAACGACCTCTGATCTATGGAAGGGTCTTCTTCTCTGCTCAGCATTGACAATTCTACTTAAATATGACATTTCACGTGAAAGCTGACTTCGCCACTGAGCAATATGTTCTCAAAGTTCTTGAATAACAAATATTCATAGATTTATCTAATCcgtaaatttttcttcaaaatgaaaTCCTATAACGATTTTTATGTTGAATGTTTGCCTTCGCTCTTAACGATCTCTTCACTCGGTTGCGTGTACGATACAAAGGCTACTGAACAAATACCCGATACTCTTTTTGGACATACTGTATAAGTAACCGTAACCAGGGTTTTCTATCCAAAATTCTATGAAAAGTCATAAATGAATCGATCTACCCTTATATTAGTATGGAGTACGGAATGCGATAAATATAAGATTCGTGTATTGTTAAGGCATTAATTGAAAGCCGTGGCAGcaatgaaaatataagaaaatggagaagtaaatatatttaatgagaAGCAGTGGAAAACCAATCTAGTACCAGAACTCCCCGATGATCGGACTCCCTTTAACCTTCTGAAGATAGCATACGTCgccatttaaaatcattaggATCTAAAGATCTAAAAAGTTGTTAAGATGTGTTTAAACTTTaacatggaaaatcagtggttagacAAAGGACAATTACCAGAACCCGTTGCAAAGAGAGGTCGATTCCAGTATAGGGTCTTGTTGTGTATCTGGTGGAATCATGAAGGTTCAGTGTACTTTGAAATCATTTCAGATAGTCGAACTATCAATGCCGATGAATATAGTGGATAGCTGAAGCGAAAGTATCAGGTTTTATAGGACaaatatccaggtttagttaACCAAAAGTGGGTTTTCTTATAAGTCAGTGGTAAACCACATACTGCGGAAGCTACTTAGTGGTATTGAACTCCTACCATATCCAGCATTTATTCCGGACCTTGCACCTTCAGATTATTGTATATTCAGATCcatagagaaaaattttaatccaaagaagatgttgaaaatgcagtgtGACAATTTCTTGCATGTAACCCCAAAGAATTGTTTTACTCAAATAGCTCGTTGAACGTTGATTGAAAACGATAGAATACGATGGGGATATTTCGAATATTAAggcttttttttgtataattattttataaataaaggaAGATGCTTTCTCTATATAAttgtattttctataattttcttatgttattatcatacgagaatatattgaaaaattcttagcctactatagaaccaaacaaaattttaatatcaaaatattttattactcaacatattctccccttaattggatacatttataacagcgaacctgcaacgtctctagaaccttgaaaaaaaatgtttcttcttggtctgcaaaccagacctcgacagcttttattacctcctcgttggaagacacatttacgaccttttaaacttttttccagttgaggaaagagatgatagcgGGACGGAGcgaaatctggtgaataaggggggtgttctagtaattcaaaccttaaatcacgaattttttgcatggcaacatgagatttgtgtacaggggcgttgtcctgcaaaaacaaaacacctttggatagcttttcgcgtcttttctctttaattttttcccgtagagtggtcagtaatgtggaatagtaatctccagtgaTTGTACTACTTTTTATCCAagaaatcaatcatgattactccctggcaatttcaaaaaactgaagcaagaacttttccaaaagatttttggacatgaaacttctaaggtcttggagaaccagagtgtcgccattccatcgattgttgctttgtttctggatcgtagaaatgtacccaagtctcattcatagtaaaaactcggtttaagaagtcccttttgcagcaatttttctcatgtccaaattgacgtgaattatatgatgaacgcgttagTATGATATTttcagtgcttcagatcagatccgttttagcccatttcgacggtctgataaaatcatgtcatgaactgtaTCGATAGTTTCTGGGACTGACACAAAACTGGCCTTcgcgatcggtcatcatcttcaatggaaaatttacctcttttgaagcttgcaatccaatttttcacagtcTCATAGGAAGGAAATTAATCGCCAAGGGTATTAAGTATAtctcgtaaatctgcttacctcttaactcTTTTAAATACAGTTACTTGATCATGGCTCgatacttcaatttttcgattttcacaatttcggtggaaatcttttttcttttaatttattacgtaactctggtttactttttccacgttaaactttacactgacacttctaataaattattgttcgttgctatggtaacgcaatattttgtttatgcatggaactggtctaagcTAACTAGATATGAATACATTATCGTATAtgagaatttcaatttatagtgataaaaatgaaacaaagttaatctgaaaaatatgatgtcgataattgaatttttgcCTGGATTGTGTGTAACTACGTCACTTGTGTGTTTCAGGAGAGGCCAATGAAATATTATCCGTCCCCTGTGCCTATTTAATTGAATCCATTGGgtttttatgtataaaagtTGCAGCTATTAAAAGTTGAGATTACGATAGTTGAGATAAAACAAATCGAATAAGTTTCTCTTATAGAGAAAACAATTATTGGAACGCATACAACTAAACGTTAATAATTAAAGGTTGCAGTATATTTTTCCTACGTTTTGCAACATTACTCAATTAATTTGAGTCATCGTAACCATGAGAATTAAAGGGATTTATTTTAGAAGTGCTACTAAAAGGATTTCTGTCCTATCATTGAAAAAGTATTGCTTTTCAATTGATTTGAGCGTTGCAGTTGGCGGGATCCAAAAAGGACAAATTATTCACAGCCAATTGATCACCTGTACCTTTTCGACTCTAGTCATGCCCATGGATGCCTTAAGCTCATGGTACAAACACAGCTTCTATGTTTTCATATTAGGTTGAACATCGGCAAATTTCGAAttaaatataccattttttatgACCTTTTTTCATCATGATATGCGAAATAAGTCAATTCCATCTTTTATTAGGTACTCCACTTTTCAACTAACTTTCAGCGAACAATATTAATAGGATTCAAATggttgaggttatgttcaataatgtatattttacaGCGGACATGCCAGTGACAGTCAGAAACAATGTTGCCAAGGTTAAAAATAGAAACAGCAGCCCTTAACTACTTATATCTACGTGTGCTGCAAAATGATTTGTTGATAATACAATGAGGGCGTGGAGTAAAAtggttttacaaaattttcctCTATTCAATGCTTTGGTGTTTGATAGGGTGCTTTTATAACTAAATccaattatttaatattatattttgaatagttACTTCAATAATTGGGCTGAATTTCAAAACATCgcttgtctattttgaaaatttttgtaaaatcatacaaatattagtgttttaaaaattctgatgatattttctatttttttttaaatactttcatCTGTATTCTATAATGTCTCAGAAAAGTCGACTCAAGTAGCACGCTCGCGGTCAAAAGTCTCTAGCTAAAAATCTGCAGCTTCGATTCATAGATCGAATAAGTTTATTTTCTTGATGTTACACCCTTTTTCAGTGAGTGCCGTTTTGAGGTCCGATTTAGTGGCTGGTGCATGATTTCTACCcctaatttttttaagttcatCCAGTAAATATTTGATAGAGGAAATTTCGACATCCTGTAAATATTGCCGTATCGAACCTGCAGTATCTGGTCGGGCATTGTCCTGCATTAGGATGAAGCGCTCCACcaccagtttcaataaaaactcgGTTTCTGCTTCTATTGAAATACCCAACTAAACAATCTaggaacctcctccaaaagccacgttttTTTTACACAACAATGCGCGAATATTTCTCTaggtcttctgtagactcgATCTCTTCCATTGCTACCATGCAGACACACTCTGCTTTCATCTGAGAAGAAAAAGAAGCCCCATTGTTCGTCAGTCCAATTAACGTATTCTCTGGCAAATATTAAACGGGCTGCTTAGTGAGCTGGGGTTAATTTGGGATCAGTAGCTCGACTTATTGACTCCAAGTTAGctgccttaagtcttcttctaacTGTTCAGTCACTTACAACAactcctcgcgtttctctgagctcttATTGGACATGAACACCAGTGAGGGCAAGATTTCTCAGCGATGTGCTGACAAAGAATCGGTCATTTTTCTCCTTGCACCTTTTTCTGGCGGAACAGGAGAACCAGTCTCTTGGTCAACTCTGGAAACAGCAGACTGACTCATGTTAGAAAGATAACATATTATTGGACTGTGAGAGCGAGGAACATTACAATGTTTGATATAATTTCGTAGCTTATACCATTAGCTTTAAGATTTTACTAAGAAAAAGATAATGTCGTGCTCAGTTTTTTTGCCAATGTCTTCCAGGGGTGTTGCTGAGTCGATTTTTTCGTTCCCGAGTGTATATTACACATTCTAGCTTGGACTTTTTgattgtaaaatttgaaaaaggaaGACATTCAGGTTTTTCCACTTGTTTGGACATCATTGGTAGTTATTAGTTTTCCCAATTTCTGttaatactaaatttttaattcagaAAATTGCAGCGTTCGGTTAAGCTCGGCAAACTTGGATCAATAAGATTAACAATATACTCAAAACGCAaaccaaattatatttaaaaataatttggagaaaatcaaaaaacaaataagtgAATCTTTATGTGAATTACATATTTTCTGTGAAAATTGTTTTGAGCAAGGGATACTTTGAAAAATCAGAGCAGCAGTGTTCATTGAGACggatcaaaaaatattattcaattttcaaattaaattatgacgttaacaataagaaaattttcacttCCAGTCCTAGTGGGTTGTATAGatgcaaaaatttaaaaaaattaaggaatgATTTGAAACTCTTTCCAAATGTTGAAAGTTCACGGC
This portion of the Diorhabda sublineata isolate icDioSubl1.1 chromosome X, icDioSubl1.1, whole genome shotgun sequence genome encodes:
- the LOC130450985 gene encoding Krueppel-like factor 6, encoding MSPVEIETCGLEANVLENTLEFSMLDLFVPLDNLESSNCNQYCEEFQKKDYPVLNGDDKFLDSIIKGLFNNEDHVLEETITNENFLELDDLSIFDSNSISVLGVNLDLHSNDSTSKASDFDIFSDSINLDLDLEFSSSKVNEIFPMAFESNGLENIPESLGILEMFPHMNDERNRRRRSLLYETSYSKTSKDSSDENKYRSNNPLTTHDYAQKKDEDKYFTCPIANCEKVYAKSSHLKAHLRRHSGEKPFVCNWLNCTWRFSRSDELARHKRSHSGVKPYKCELCEKAFARSDHLSKHKKVHKKKMSQYGTYHIRKRARYSVVRDI